CCATTGGGCGAGGTGCGCCTGGAGCGTTTCGCTTACCGCAATCGTGACGTCCATTTTCGGGACGAGTTCGGCTTCCATGTCGCGCATGGTGCGCCCGTCCAAGCCGGGCCACACGGAGAAATCGTCCACGCAGTAATAGACCCAGCGCGCGACCCGAAAGCGCCCGACGAGATCGGCGACGAGCGGTATCGTGGTGACGACCACCGGCGGTTCGGGCAAAGTGTCTGCGACCGACTTCAAGGCGCGCGTCAGGAGCCGCCGGTTCAGCCCGCGTGCGAACCGCGACCGAAACGACGGCCACATCTTGGGATTGAGAATGAGGGGAGAGGGGGGAGAACCTCCCCCCCCCGCCCCCCTCCCTGAAGGGAAGGGGGAGCTGGCGCGCGATTCCGCTGGGCTTGAGACTGCGTCGGTTGACAGTTCTTTCTCCCCCTTCCCTTCAGGGAGGGGGGCCGGGGGGGTAGGTTGCTTTACCCACTGGCGCAGTTTGCCCATTCCGCGCGTGACGGTGCTCCAGTTCAACCCCGGCGGGCGCGTGCCGATCGTGTTCACCCAGACGACGCGGCGGTGCGGAAGCAGTTTCGAGATGAGGTGCTGACAGCTCGACGGGTGCCGGCCCCAGTCGTCGGAAAACACGATCAGCGGGGCGGGGTCAGGCATCGCTCGCGCTCGTTTCGACCGACTCGAACCGGTTGCGGATCACCTTCGCCGGGACGCCGGCAGCGATCACGTTGTCCGGCAGCGGTTTCGTCACCACGGACCCGGCCGCGACGATCGTTCCCCGACCCACACCGGCCAGGATGATGGCCCCCGTACCGATCCACGCGCCCGCGCCAATGGTCACCATCTTGCGCTCGCCGCCCTGTTCGCGGATCGGCTTCGAGGGGTCGTCGAAGTAGTGCGTCTTCCCGCCGGACGGGATCTGCACGTTGGACGCGAGCAGCACGTCGCGTTCGAGGTGAACGAGCCCGAGGCTGCAGCGCGGGCCGATGTAGACGTTCTCGTCGAGGATCGCGCCGGGCTGCGAGAAGAACGTGCCGAACTCGACGGTCGCAGAAGGGTGGCACCGCGCGAGTATCTGCTGAAGAAACGCGCGCCGGAGGTACTGCCCCGTGAGCCCGGGCCAGAGCGAGAGCAACTGGGAGCGCGATTCCAGCGCGCGCCCGCGCCCAACGAGTGCCGCACTCAGCCAAAACGATGCGAGCACCGGCGCCACACCGACGAGCGCC
This region of Gemmata massiliana genomic DNA includes:
- a CDS encoding glycosyltransferase family protein, with translation MPDPAPLIVFSDDWGRHPSSCQHLISKLLPHRRVVWVNTIGTRPPGLNWSTVTRGMGKLRQWVKQPTPPAPLPEGKGEKELSTDAVSSPAESRASSPFPSGRGAGGGGSPPSPLILNPKMWPSFRSRFARGLNRRLLTRALKSVADTLPEPPVVVTTIPLVADLVGRFRVARWVYYCVDDFSVWPGLDGRTMRDMEAELVPKMDVTIAVSETLQAHLAQWGRSACLLTHGVDLDFWRAPQPSGVPASLRELATMPEPLVAYWGVIDRRTDLAFVKYLGEAMTAGTILFAGPHDAPDPELLRLPRVRSLPPIPFADLPALAARASVLIAPYADLPVTRAMQPLKLKEYIATGKPVVVRRLPATAEWTDCVDVVGSPEAFTRAVLVRLATGTPESQLVARVRLKNEGWSAKAELFARWIDGK
- a CDS encoding acyltransferase, which translates into the protein MSSQLVIHVPPTEDASTLKSAIKRAARCVALVGVAPVLASFWLSAALVGRGRALESRSQLLSLWPGLTGQYLRRAFLQQILARCHPSATVEFGTFFSQPGAILDENVYIGPRCSLGLVHLERDVLLASNVQIPSGGKTHYFDDPSKPIREQGGERKMVTIGAGAWIGTGAIILAGVGRGTIVAAGSVVTKPLPDNVIAAGVPAKVIRNRFESVETSASDA